Proteins encoded in a region of the Populus nigra chromosome 3, ddPopNigr1.1, whole genome shotgun sequence genome:
- the LOC133688145 gene encoding NAC domain-containing protein 20-like — MGRDYGLNGSFLISSMHGLSCLITKPTSDKGKKQVEKEKDMEGDAKDETLPPGFRFHPTDEELITYYLQSKISDADFSCRAIGDVDLNKCEPWDLPGKAKMGEKEWYFFSLRDRKYPTGVRTNRATNTGYWKTTGKDKEIFNSVTSQLVGMKKTLVFYRGRAPRGEKTNWVMHEYRFHSKAAFRASKDEWVVCRVFQKSAGVKKYPSNQSRAANPYNLEIGPSVIPSQMMQAAENFQLPIGRNYMMSNAELQAELTRVFRAGGSTGINLPMQSPLNNTYSVGGGGPGGGGCFSISGLNLNLGGAASQPMLRPMPPPVMNQQDVITSSMMTSSNSFALDQAAAYGAEMNTANGHANRFMGMEQCMDLENYWPPY; from the exons ATGGGCAGAGATTATGGACTCAATGGAAGCTTCCTCATCTCTTCTATGCATGGTTTAAGTTGCTTGATCACT AAGCCTACAAGTGATAAAGGGAAGAAACAAGTTGAAAAGGAGAAGGATATGGAAGGAGATGCAAAGGATGAGACTTTGCCTCCGGGTTTTCGGTTTCACCCCACAGATGAAGAACTCATAACTTACTATCTTCAAAGCAAGATTTCTGACGCTGATTTCTCATGTAGAGCTATTGGTGATGTTGATCTCAACAAGTGCGAACCATGGGATCTTCCAG GGAAAGCAAAGATGGGAGAAAAGGAGTGGTATTTCTTTAGTCTTCGAGACCGAAAATACCCAACTGGTGTGAGGACAAACCGGGCAACAAATACTGGATACTGGAAGACCACTGGAAAAGATAAAGAGATCTTTAACAGTGTCACATCACAGTTGGTAGGGATGAAGAAGACATTGGTTTTCTATAGAGGAAGAGCTCCAAGAGGAGAGAAAACCAACTGGGTTATGCATGAATATCGTTTCCACTCCAAAGCTGCCTTTAGAGCTTCCAAG GATGAATGGGTGGTTTGCCGAGTCTTCCAAAAGAGCGCGGGGGTCAAGAAATATCCTTCAAACCAATCGAGGGCAGCAAATCCCTACAACCTCGAGATAGGACCAAGTGTTATACCTTCACAAATGATGCAGGCTGCAGAGAACTTCCAGCTCCCCATTGGAAGAAACTACATGATGAGTAACGCAGAACTTCAGGCAGAGCTTACTAGGGTTTTCAGAGCTGGTGGATCAACTGGTATCAATCTACCAATGCAGTCCCCGTTGAATAATACTTACTCCGTTGGAGGAGGAGGTCCGGGAGGAGGAGGATGCTTTTCTATATCAGGGTTGAACTTGAACCTTGGAGGGGCTGCATCACAACCGATGTTGCGTCCAATGCCACCTCCGGTTATGAATCAACAAGATGTAATAACCTCTTCCATGATGACTAGTAGTAATTCTTTTGCTTTAGATCAGGCTGCAGCTTATGGTGCAGAAATGAACACTGCAAATGGGCATGCCAACAGATTCATGGGCATGGAACAGTGCATGGATTTGGAGAACTACTGGCCTCCATACTGA
- the LOC133689871 gene encoding uncharacterized protein LOC133689871: MAASKLASLSILFIFALTLTAVVSVTADYDDITGSAAAVDSPAFKIELDQLKSKIHALESHIDEKTKELKGKDDMIALKEKIIQEKVDSIGSLQSELSSLQNNGKTDAQEQVRKAHARAGELEKQVDKLAKELETQQKKKEALEARASEAEKKISELNLKLADLAKINEEQKSKIRKTERALKIAEEELLKTKSEATSKAKELMEVHGAWLPPWLAVQLVHWQSLAQTHWNEHGKPVMELAIQRALEKKAQAEKWAKPHVETIKTKWVPAIKEQWVVIATQVEPHVQSLTAKTVEIYEASKTTITAHIIRVQEIVDPCFQEAKKFSKPYIDQVATVTKPHVDRVRVVLKPYTKEAVDAYGKFLESATTYHNQVQGTVQETLEKHELTKPLATKDSIWFIASALFTLPIFILARACSSIFCKKSKKPVRNVQNSHNRRRAKRGHPDQ, translated from the exons ATGGCGGCCTCAAAACTCGCTTCTCTATCGATTCTCTTCATTTTTGCCCTAACTCTCACTGCCGTAGTCAGTGTTACGGCTGATTATGATGATATTACCGGGTCCGCGGCTGCCGTTGATTCCCCGGCGTTCAAGATCGAGCTTGATCAACTCAAGTCTAAGATCCACGCTCTCG AATCTCATATTGATGAGAAAACGAAAGAATTGAAGGGTAAGGATGATATGATAGCGCTGAAGGAAAAGATCATTCAAGAGAAAGTAGATAGCATCGGGTCATTGCAAAGTGAACTATCATCTCTCCAG AATAATGGGAAGACAGATGCTCAAGAGCAAGTTAGAAAGGCGCATGCACGTGCAGGCGAACTAGAGAAACAG GTTGATAAACTTGCCAAGGAATTAGAGactcaacaaaagaaaaaggaggctCTGGAAGCCAGAGCAAGTGAAGCTGAGAAGAAGATTAGTGAATTGAACTTGAAACTAGCAGAT CTTGCAAAGATTAATGAGGAACAGAAAAGCAAAATCCGTAAAACAGAACGTGCTCTCAAAATTGCTGAG GAAGAactgttaaaaacaaaatccgAGGCCACTTCAAAGGCCAAAGAGCTGATGGAG GTTCACGGTGCATGGCTTCCACCTTGGCTTGCTGTGCAATTAGTTCATTGGCAG TCTCTAGCGCAGACACATTGGAATGAGCATGGAAAGCCTGTCATGGAACTGGCCATTCAAAGG GCCTTGGAGAAAAAAGCCCAAGCTGAAAAGTGGGCTAAGCCCCATGTGGAAACAATTAAAACT AAATGGGTCCCAGCTATAAAAGAGCAATGGGTTGTGATAGCGACACAAGTTGAACCTCATGTGCAATCATTAACCGCTAAAACTGTCGAAATCTATGAGGCCTCAAAGACTACAATCACTGCGCACATCATCAGGGTACAAGAAATAGTTGATCCTTGCTTTCAG GAAGCTAAAAAGTTCAGTAAGCCATATATTGATCAGGTTGCTACAGTGACAAAGCCCCATGTTGATAGAGTTAGGGTGGTTTTGAAGCCCTATACGAAAGAGGCAGTTGATGCATACGGGAAATTTTTAGAGTCTGCAACTACATACCACAATCAG gTGCAAGGCACCGTACAAGAGACACTGGAAAAGCATGAGCTCACAAAACCACTCGCAACAAAAGACTCCATCTGGTTCATT GCCTCTGCTTTGTTTACCCTACCTATCTTCATTTTGGCCAGAGCTTGTTCTTCCATCTTCTG CAAAAAGTCAAAGAAACCAGTTAGAAATGTTCAAAACAGTCACAATCGTCGCAGGGCTAAACGGGGGCATCCTGACCAGTAG